AGATGTAAATATCTAATTTCGTTTTCTAATAATTACTTTCAAAAGTAAAACAAAATAAAAAAGACCTTCCTCCCGAAGATTCGGAACTGAAAGGTCTTTCTAATTTTTAATCTGTTCCACAAAAAAGGCAGAACTGCGATTCATCTCTTTTATGGAATGCAAAAGTGGTTCTCTGCTTACATATTTCTTCTGTATTGTCCACCCACTTCAAATAAAGCGGCAGTTATTTGTCCTAACGTACATACCTTAGTTGCTTCCATTAAGTGGTCAAATAAGTTTTCATTTTCAATTGCTGCGTCTTGTATGCGGTCCAATTGTTCTTTTACTTGCATTGCATTGGCTTTATGTAAGTTTTCCAAGGTATGAATCTGGAATCGCTTTTCTTCTTCCGTTGCACGAATCACTTCAGCAGGAATCACTGTTGGCGACCCTTTGGAACTTAAAAACGTATTTACTCCTATGATTGGGAATTCCCCAGTATGTTTCAACGTTTCATAATACAAACTTTCTTCTTGAATTTTAGAACGTTGGTACATGGTTTCCATAGCACCAAGAACTCCTCCTCTTTCAGTTATTCTATCAAATTCTTGCAGAACAGCTGCTTCAACAAGATCCGTTAATTCTTCAATGATAAACGAACCTTGAATTGGATTTTCATTTTTGGCTAGACCTAACTCTTTATTAATAATCAATTGGATTGCCATGGCACGACGTACTGATTCTTCTGTAGGTGTTGTAATCGCTTCATCATACGCATTGGTATGCAAAGAATTACAGTTGTCATAAATAGCATATAATGCTTGTAATGTGGTACGGATATCATTGAAATCTATCTCTTGCGCATGTAAAGAACGTCCAGACGTTTGAATATGGTATTTCAACATTTGCGCTCTTTCGTTAGCTCCGTATTTAACTTTCATGGCTTTCGCCCAAATTTTACGTGCCACACGACCAATAACTGCATATTCAGGATCTACTCCGTTCGAAAAGAAGAACGATAAGTTAGGTCCAAAATCATTGATACTCATTCCACGACTCAAATAGTATTCTACATACGTAAATCCATTTGAAAGTGTAAATGCCAATTGTGTTATTGGGTTTGCACCCGCCTCAGCAATATGGTATCCCGATATTGAAACCGAATAAAAATTACGAACATTGTTAGTAATAAAATATTCTTGAACGTCTCCCATTAAACGCAAAGCAAATTCGGTAGAGAAAATACACGTATTCTGCGCTTGATCTTCTTTTAAAATATCAGCCTGAACCGTTCCACGAACTTGTGAAAGTGTTCTAACTTTAATTTCATTATATACGTCTAAAGGCAATACTTGATCTCCTGTTATTCCTAAAAGGAACAAACCTAAACCATTATTCCCTTCGGGTAAATCACCATTGTAAACAGGGCGATTAACTCCTTTTTCTTTATATATTTTGCTAATTTTAGCTTCTACTTCTTTTTCTAAATCATTAGCTTTGATGTACAACTCACATTGTTGATCAATAGCAGCATTCATAAAGAAACCAAGCAGCATAGGCGCTGGTCCATTGATTGTCATACTTACCGAAGTCATAGCATGTACCAAATCAAAACCTGAATACAATTTTTTAGCATCATCTAAACAACAAATAGAAACTCCAGCATTACCAATTTTTCCGTAAATATCAGGACGCAAATGCGGATCATTACCGTACAAAGTCACACTGTCAAAAGCAGTTGATAAACGCTTAGCCGGTAAACCTGCACTTACATAATGAAAACGCTTGTTAGTTCTTTCCGGTCCACCTTCACCTGCAAACATACGTGATGGATCTTCTCCTTCTCTTTTAAAAGGATACAATCCGGAGGTAAAAGGGAATTCTCCTGGTACATTTTCTTGTAAACACCATCTCAATATATCTCCCCAAGCTTCGTACTTAGGCAAGGCAATTTTTGGAATTTGGGAGTGCGATAACGATTCCGAATGTGTTTTTATTTCAATAACCTTATCTCTAACTTTAAACGAGTAGATCGGGTTTTTATATTTGTTTACTTTTTCATCCCAAGTCAAGATTACTTCCCAATTGTAAGGATCTAAATCCATTTTTACTTTATCAAATTGATTCAATAAAAGGTTAAGAAAGATATTATTTTCATCGTGCTCTTTGATTGCACTTGGATAAACCGAAGTATCGTCAAGTCCAGTTTTAGTAATCACTGGAACATTTCCAGAAACCGATTCTATAGTTTTGAAAATACCATACAATTTTTGAGCTACTTTTTGTTGGCTCAAAGCGGTTTCATCATATTTTCTGTTGCTTTCGGCAATTTCAGACAAATAACGGGTTCTGTGAGGTGGAATTACGAAGATCTTCTCACTCATTTCACGCGTTACTTCAAAGGTTGATTTCAAGTCGGAATCCGTTTTCTCTACAATTTTATCCATAATGGATTTGTAAAGCGTATTCATTCCCGGATCATTGAACTGTGAAGCAATAGTTCCAAAAACAGGCATATCATCTGGATTTGCATCCCATAGATTATGATTGCGTTGGTATTGTTTTTTTACATCACGAATAGCATCTAATGCGCCACGTTTATCAAATTTATTCAATGCTACTAAATCAGCAAAATCAAGCATGTCGATTTTTTCTAATTGTGTTGCAGCACCAAATTCTGGTGTCATTACGTATAACGAAACATCAGAATGGTCCATAATCTCGGTATCCGATTGACCAATTCCTGAAGTTTCCAAAATGATGATATCGTATTTTGCCGCTTTGATTACTTGAATCGCATCAGCAACATATTTTGATAAGGCTAGATTGGATTGACGTGTTGCTAGAGAACGCATATACACTCTAGGACTATTAATCGCATTCATACGAATTCGATCTCCAAGAAGCGCTCCTCCTGTTTTACGTTTTGATGGATCAACCGAAATTAAACCAATGGTTTTCTCTGGAAAATCGACTAGAAAACGACGAACTAATTCATCTACTAATGATGATTTTCCAGCTCCACCAGTACCAGTAATTCCTAGAACGGGTGTTTTGCAGTTTTTATTTATTTCATGAATGGCATCCAATGCTGGTTTCGCAATTTCAGGAAAATTCTCTGCCGCCGAAATTATTCTAGCAATAGCTGTTGGATTTTTGGAAGCCAATTGCGCTACTTCATCCGTTAATTTGTCTCCAGTAGGAAAGTCTGATTGTTGAACTAAATCATTAATCATTCCTTGTAATCCCATCGAACGCCCATCATCTGGCGCATAAATTCGGGTGATTCCGTAAGCTTGTAATTCCGCAATTTCAGAAGGCAAAATTACTCCTCCTCCTCCTCCGAAAATTTTAATATGTCCTGCTCCTTTTTCTTTTAGCAAATCATACATGTATTTAAAATACTCATTATGGCCTCCTTGATAGGAAGTCAAAGCAATTGCATTAGCATCTTCTTGAATAGCGGTATTCA
The Flavobacterium sp. WC2421 genome window above contains:
- a CDS encoding methylmalonyl-CoA mutase family protein, whose protein sequence is MNPQTPYIPKNKVRIVTAASLFDGHDAAINIMRRIIQSTGVEVIHLGHDRSVEEVVNTAIQEDANAIALTSYQGGHNEYFKYMYDLLKEKGAGHIKIFGGGGGVILPSEIAELQAYGITRIYAPDDGRSMGLQGMINDLVQQSDFPTGDKLTDEVAQLASKNPTAIARIISAAENFPEIAKPALDAIHEINKNCKTPVLGITGTGGAGKSSLVDELVRRFLVDFPEKTIGLISVDPSKRKTGGALLGDRIRMNAINSPRVYMRSLATRQSNLALSKYVADAIQVIKAAKYDIIILETSGIGQSDTEIMDHSDVSLYVMTPEFGAATQLEKIDMLDFADLVALNKFDKRGALDAIRDVKKQYQRNHNLWDANPDDMPVFGTIASQFNDPGMNTLYKSIMDKIVEKTDSDLKSTFEVTREMSEKIFVIPPHRTRYLSEIAESNRKYDETALSQQKVAQKLYGIFKTIESVSGNVPVITKTGLDDTSVYPSAIKEHDENNIFLNLLLNQFDKVKMDLDPYNWEVILTWDEKVNKYKNPIYSFKVRDKVIEIKTHSESLSHSQIPKIALPKYEAWGDILRWCLQENVPGEFPFTSGLYPFKREGEDPSRMFAGEGGPERTNKRFHYVSAGLPAKRLSTAFDSVTLYGNDPHLRPDIYGKIGNAGVSICCLDDAKKLYSGFDLVHAMTSVSMTINGPAPMLLGFFMNAAIDQQCELYIKANDLEKEVEAKISKIYKEKGVNRPVYNGDLPEGNNGLGLFLLGITGDQVLPLDVYNEIKVRTLSQVRGTVQADILKEDQAQNTCIFSTEFALRLMGDVQEYFITNNVRNFYSVSISGYHIAEAGANPITQLAFTLSNGFTYVEYYLSRGMSINDFGPNLSFFFSNGVDPEYAVIGRVARKIWAKAMKVKYGANERAQMLKYHIQTSGRSLHAQEIDFNDIRTTLQALYAIYDNCNSLHTNAYDEAITTPTEESVRRAMAIQLIINKELGLAKNENPIQGSFIIEELTDLVEAAVLQEFDRITERGGVLGAMETMYQRSKIQEESLYYETLKHTGEFPIIGVNTFLSSKGSPTVIPAEVIRATEEEKRFQIHTLENLHKANAMQVKEQLDRIQDAAIENENLFDHLMEATKVCTLGQITAALFEVGGQYRRNM